From the Sphingobium sp. MI1205 genome, one window contains:
- the traA gene encoding Ti-type conjugative transfer relaxase TraA translates to MAIYHFSAKVIGRSSGSSAVASAAYRAAERLHDDRLGRDHDFSNKAGVVHSEIMLPEGAPERLNDRATLWNEVEAGEKRKDAQLAREVEFSIPRELNQQQGVQLAREFVEKQFVERGMVADLNVHWDMGKDGQPKPHAHVMLSMREISPDGFGKKVVEWNSTALLKEWREAWADHVNQRLAELDIDARIDHRTLAAQGIDLEPQHKIGPAASRMPEQGLEAERVEDHARIARENGEKIIARPEIALDAITRQQATFTRRDLAQFAFRHSDGKDQFDQVMSAVRTSPELVALGKDGRGEDRFTSRDMIDTEQRLSQAGDRLADRAGHGLSAASQMGGRDTAESGSLALGSQQKDALAHITGKNDLAIVVGYAGTGKSTMLGVARDEWERAGYQVRGAALSGIAAEGLEGGSGIQSRTIASMEYQWDQGRELLGPRDVLVIDEAGMIGTRQMERVLSEAERAGAKVVLVGDPEQLQAIEAGAAFRSLAERHGAAEISEVRRQHEDWQKDATRALATGRTGEAIHAYAEHGMVHAAETREAARAELIDTWDAQRLADPEKTRIILTHTNAEVRDLNQAARDRLREAGELGQDVRISAERGAREFATGDRIMFLKNERGLGVKNGTLGKVERVSPDSMAVRLDDGRQVAFDLKDYAHVDHGYAATIHKSQGVTVDQGHVLATPGMDRHAAYVALSRHREGVQLHYGRDDFADDRRLVRTLSRERAKDMASDYPMYRDRDAEAQSFADRRGLSGEIRLPDAPERKGVELLGPRAGTMRQMGGDPRPREIGEGRGAGDAKAAAERQPRRGMFDGLKLSAEPAKAAEPAQGAKEKAAPKRGMFDGLKLSSRTPTPAKEAPARAEQGLTHDFRRAVERASRSAEAVLQARASGGPVLEHQKVALERATEALDQIRAGASRDMASAFQREPGLLHEAAAGRSGPMMDAMAQEAKVRADPNLRADRFVERWQQLSQDRDRLYRAGDMTGREKAGKEMAGMAKSLERDPQVESILRGRERELGLEMGMGRGRDLSHQLTHELGIGRDRGLSR, encoded by the coding sequence ATGGCAATCTACCATTTCTCCGCGAAAGTCATTGGCCGATCCAGTGGATCGAGCGCCGTTGCGAGCGCGGCCTATCGTGCGGCGGAGCGGCTGCACGATGACCGACTCGGGCGCGATCATGATTTCTCGAACAAGGCCGGCGTCGTCCATTCGGAAATCATGCTGCCCGAAGGTGCGCCGGAGCGTTTAAACGATCGCGCGACCTTGTGGAACGAGGTGGAGGCCGGCGAGAAGCGCAAGGACGCGCAACTTGCCCGCGAAGTCGAGTTCTCGATTCCGCGCGAGCTGAACCAGCAGCAGGGCGTCCAGCTCGCCCGCGAGTTCGTCGAAAAGCAGTTCGTCGAACGCGGCATGGTGGCCGACCTCAATGTGCATTGGGACATGGGCAAGGACGGCCAGCCCAAGCCGCACGCGCATGTCATGTTGTCGATGCGTGAAATCAGCCCGGACGGCTTCGGCAAGAAGGTAGTCGAGTGGAACAGCACGGCGCTCCTGAAGGAGTGGCGCGAGGCGTGGGCCGACCATGTGAACCAGCGCCTTGCCGAGCTGGATATTGACGCGCGGATCGACCATCGCACGTTGGCGGCGCAGGGGATCGACCTTGAGCCGCAACACAAGATCGGGCCGGCTGCATCGCGGATGCCCGAACAAGGGCTTGAGGCCGAGCGGGTCGAGGACCATGCCCGGATCGCGCGCGAAAATGGCGAGAAGATCATTGCGCGGCCCGAGATCGCGCTGGACGCGATCACGCGCCAGCAGGCGACGTTCACGCGGCGCGACCTGGCGCAGTTCGCGTTCCGGCACAGCGACGGCAAGGATCAGTTCGACCAGGTGATGAGCGCGGTGCGGACCTCGCCCGAGCTGGTGGCGCTGGGGAAGGACGGGCGCGGCGAGGATCGGTTCACGTCGCGCGACATGATCGACACCGAGCAGCGGTTGAGCCAGGCCGGCGATCGGCTTGCGGATCGGGCGGGGCATGGTCTCTCGGCGGCGTCTCAAATGGGGGGGCGAGACACCGCCGAGAGTGGAAGCCTTGCGCTGGGAAGCCAGCAAAAGGACGCCCTGGCGCATATCACCGGCAAGAACGACCTGGCAATCGTCGTCGGCTATGCCGGCACCGGCAAATCGACCATGTTGGGCGTGGCGCGCGACGAATGGGAGCGCGCCGGCTATCAGGTGCGCGGCGCGGCCTTGTCCGGCATCGCGGCCGAGGGGCTTGAGGGCGGTTCCGGCATCCAGTCCCGCACGATCGCGAGCATGGAATATCAGTGGGACCAGGGCCGCGAGCTGCTAGGCCCGCGCGACGTGCTGGTGATCGACGAGGCGGGCATGATCGGCACGCGCCAGATGGAGCGCGTATTGTCCGAGGCCGAAAGGGCCGGCGCGAAGGTGGTCCTTGTCGGCGATCCCGAGCAGTTGCAGGCGATCGAGGCCGGGGCGGCGTTCCGGTCCCTTGCCGAGCGCCACGGCGCGGCCGAGATCAGCGAGGTTCGCCGGCAGCATGAGGACTGGCAGAAGGACGCCACGCGGGCGCTGGCGACGGGCAGGACCGGCGAGGCGATCCATGCCTATGCCGAGCATGGCATGGTCCACGCGGCCGAGACGCGCGAGGCTGCGCGGGCCGAGCTGATCGACACATGGGACGCGCAGCGGCTTGCCGATCCCGAAAAGACGCGGATCATCCTCACCCACACCAATGCCGAGGTTCGTGATTTGAACCAGGCCGCGCGCGATCGGCTGCGCGAAGCCGGCGAGCTGGGGCAGGACGTGCGGATTTCGGCCGAGCGGGGCGCGCGCGAGTTCGCGACCGGCGACCGCATCATGTTCCTGAAAAACGAGCGCGGGCTAGGCGTGAAGAACGGCACGCTGGGGAAGGTCGAGCGCGTGTCGCCCGACAGCATGGCGGTGCGGCTCGATGATGGCCGACAGGTGGCGTTCGACCTCAAGGACTATGCCCATGTCGATCATGGCTATGCCGCGACCATCCACAAATCGCAGGGCGTGACGGTCGATCAGGGGCATGTGCTGGCGACGCCGGGGATGGACCGCCATGCGGCCTATGTGGCGCTGTCGCGGCACCGTGAGGGCGTGCAGCTCCACTATGGCCGCGACGACTTCGCCGACGATCGGCGGCTTGTCCGCACGCTGTCGCGCGAGCGGGCGAAGGATATGGCGTCGGATTATCCCATGTATCGGGACCGCGACGCCGAGGCGCAATCGTTCGCCGATCGGCGCGGTCTGTCGGGCGAGATCCGATTGCCGGATGCGCCCGAGCGCAAGGGTGTGGAGCTTCTTGGCCCGCGTGCTGGCACCATGCGCCAGATGGGCGGAGATCCACGCCCACGCGAGATCGGCGAGGGCCGCGGCGCAGGGGATGCGAAGGCCGCGGCCGAGCGACAGCCGCGGCGCGGCATGTTCGACGGCTTGAAGCTGTCGGCCGAGCCGGCGAAGGCGGCCGAGCCAGCGCAGGGCGCGAAGGAAAAAGCGGCTCCCAAGCGGGGCATGTTCGATGGGCTGAAACTGTCGTCGCGCACGCCGACGCCGGCGAAGGAAGCCCCGGCGCGTGCCGAGCAGGGCCTTACCCATGATTTCCGGCGCGCGGTCGAGCGGGCCTCGCGTTCGGCCGAGGCGGTGTTGCAGGCCCGCGCATCGGGCGGGCCGGTATTGGAGCATCAGAAGGTCGCGCTCGAGCGCGCGACCGAGGCGCTGGACCAGATCAGGGCGGGGGCTTCGCGCGATATGGCATCGGCGTTCCAGCGCGAACCCGGCTTGCTCCATGAGGCGGCGGCGGGGCGCAGCGGCCCGATGATGGATGCGATGGCGCAGGAGGCCAAGGTGCGGGCCGATCCGAACTTGCGCGCCGATCGGTTCGTGGAACGCTGGCAACAGCTCTCCCAGGACCGTGACCGGCTTTATCGCGCCGGCGACATGACGGGCCGCGAGAAGGCGGGCAAGGAAATGGCGGGCATGGCGAAAAGCCTTGAGCGCGATCCCCAGGTGGAATCGATCCTGCGCGGCCGTGAGCGCGAGCTGGGGCTTGAGATGGGCATGGGGCGCGGGCGCGACCTTAGCCACCAGTTGACGCACGAACTTGGGATTGGCCGCGATCGTGGCCTTAGCCGGTAA